From the genome of Populus trichocarpa isolate Nisqually-1 chromosome 15, P.trichocarpa_v4.1, whole genome shotgun sequence, one region includes:
- the LOC7454498 gene encoding RHOMBOID-like protein 3: MSREDTERGGGVKSRGNNSNSYLSSTSTYPIEDTEAHYRTSWLVPMFVVANVAVFIVVMCINNCPKHLHRRLEGKCVARFLGRFSFEPLKDNPLFGPSSATLERLGALEWTKVVDKHQGWRLITCIWLHAGIIHLLANMLSLVFIGIRLEQQFGFVRIGVVYLLSGFGGSVLSSLFIRNNISVGASGALFGLLGAMLSELITNWSIYTNKAAALLTLLVIIVINLAIGILPHVDNFAHIGGFLSGFLLGFVLLPRPQYGWLERGNVPSGVGVKSKYRAHQYALWLISVILLIVGFTVALVMLFKGENGNDHCHWCHYLSCVPTSRWKCNDNNL; encoded by the exons ATGTCAAGAGAAGACACAGAAAGAGGAGGGGGAGTTAAGAGCAGAGGAAACAACAGCAACAGCTACTTATCATCAACTTCAACATACCCGATAGAAGACACAGAAGCTCATTACAGGACATCATGGCTTGTACCTATGTTCGTGGTGGCAAATGTTGCTGTCTTCATTGTTGTGATGTGCATCAATAATTGTCCTAAACATTTACATAGAAGACTTGAAGGGAAGTGCGTTGCAAGGTTTCTTGGGAGGTTTTCTTTTGAGCCTTTGAAAGATAATCCTCTCTTTGGCCCCTCTTCTGCCAC ACTGGAGAGGTTGGGAGCTCTTGAGTGGACCAAGGTTGTAGATAAGCACCAGGGATGGAGGCTTATCACTTGTATCTGGTTGCATGCTGGTATTATTCATCTTCTTGCAAACATGCTGAGCCTGGTCTTCATTGGCATTCGTCTCGAGCAGCAATTTGGGTTTG TTCGCATTGGAGTTGTTTATCTGCTGTCAGGATTTGGCGGGAGTGTGCTTTCCTCTCTATTTATTAGAAACAATATCTCAGTTGGAGCCTCAGGTGCCCTTTTCGGGCTTCTTGGAGCAATGCTCTCAGAGCTAATTACAAACTGGAGTATCTATACCAACAAG GCTGCAGCTCTGCTTACACTACTGGTCATAATAGTCATTAACCTTGCAATAGGAATTCTGCCACATGTTGATAATTTTGCCCATATTGGTGGATTTCTGTCAGGATTCCTCCTAGGCTTTGTTCTGCTTCCCCGTCCTCAGTATGGCTGGCTAGAGCGTGGAAATGTTCCCTCCGGTGTTGGTGTCAAATCCAAGTACAGGGCTCACCAATATGCTCTATGGCTGATTTCTGTGATTCTGCTGATTGTAGG ATTCACAGTGGCATTGGTGATGTTGTTCAAGGGAGAAAATGGAAACGATCATTGCCATTGGTGTCACTATCTCAGCTGTGTCCCTACTTCCAGATGGAAATGTAACGATAACAACCTTTAG
- the LOC7454500 gene encoding protein IQ-DOMAIN 23, whose amino-acid sequence MGFFRRLFGAKKKSRSSKTTPSLSQSKKVDQILLSTTPYDANNLDANKHAIAVAAATAAVAEAALAAAQAAAEVVRLTSGGCGGGGGGNVLGGSHRRFVEEVSAVKIQSAFRGYLARRALRALKALVKLQALVRGHIVRKQTADMLRRMQTLVRLQARARASRSHVSDSWHTTSKSSHSRYAVPASPSKDHLFRASSTKFDGPSILKRCGSNANFRESIDFDKVKLGSNWLERWMEESLWNDHGSNPLRNRHADDERSDKILEVDTWKPHVKSQQSNRTFQTSQHALASDHNNQIFMTFDSPSKISKKAPNPMPSIPSGEILYSLKLPLGNDEAVSRTAENSPRLFSATSRPGSSGRKGGGHFTPTRSECSWGFFNGYPGYPNYMSNTESSRAKVRSQSAPRQRLEFEKYGSSRRSVQGYYDADIRSERGFAQNTELPSGYSNRLGTSNLR is encoded by the exons ATGGGTTTTTTCCGGCGACTTTTTGGTGCCAAGAAGAAGTCTAGATCTTCAAAAACAACACCCTCTTTGTCACAGTCCAAGAAGGTTGATCAAATTTTGTTATCAACTACTCCTTATGATGCTAATAATTTGGATGCTAATAAGCATGCAATAGCTGTGGCAGCTGCTACTGCTGCTGTTGCTGAAGCTGCACTTGCTGCTGCACAAGCGGCTGCTGAGGTTGTTAGATTGACTAgtggtggttgtggtggtggtggtggtggtaatgtTCTTGGTGGCAGTCACCGCCGGTTTGTGGAGGAAGTGTCGGCGGTTAAAATTCAATCTGCCTTTCGTGGTTATTTG GCAAGGAGGGCACTAAGGGCACTAAAAGCATTGGTGAAGCTTCAAGCGTTAGTGAGAGGCCACATTGTGAGAAAGCAAACAGCAGACATGCTTAGGCGTATGCAAACATTAGTGAGACTGCAGGCTCGAGCCCGTGCTAGTCGCAGTCATGTGTCCGACTCTTGGCATACTACTAGCAAGTCCTCCCATTCTCGATATGCT GTCCCAGCAAGTCCTTCCAAGGATCACCTGTTTCGTGCTTCTAGTACCAAATTTGATGGCCCCTCAATTCTCAAG AGATGTGGTTCAAATGCAAACTTTAGGGAGAGCATTGACTTTGACAAAGTAAAATTGGGTTCAAATTGGCTAGAACGTTGGATGGAAGAAAGTTTATGGAATGACCATGGCAGCAATCCACTGAGAAATCGACATGCTGATGACGAGAGGAGTGACAAGATCCTTGAAGTAGACACTTGGAAGCCCCATGTGAAATCCCAACAAAGTAATCGAACATTTCAGACTTCACAGCATGCTTTGGCTTCAGATCATAACAATCAGATCTTTATGACATTTGACTCTccatcaaaaatatcaaaaaaagcaCCAAATCCAATGCCGAGCATCCCTTCAGGAGAAATTTTGTACTCTCTTAAATTACCCCTAGGAAATGATGAAGCAGTTTCAAGGACAGCTGAGAATAGCCCTCGTCTGTTTTCTGCAACATCTAGACCTGGAAGTAGTGGTAGAAAAGGTGGAGGCCATTTTACGCCCACAAGGAGTGAGTGCTCTTGGGGCTTCTTTAATGGATACCCGGGTTACCCCAACTACATGTCTAACACAGAATCATCTCGAGCCAAGGTTAGGTCACAAAGTGCCCCAAGGCAGAGGCTTGAGTTTGAGAAATACGGTTCAAGCAGAAGATCTGTTCAAGGGTATTATGATGCAGACATTCGATCAGAAAGGGGTTTTGCTCAAAATACTGAACTTCCTTCTGGCTACTCGAATAGATTAGGAACTTCCAACTTAAGGTGA